CCGCCCGGGCGAGCCCGGCCTGGCTCAACTTGCCGCCCTCCTGCTCCCGCAGCACCTGGCCAAGCGCCCCCGGCAGCGGGCGCAGTCGGGTGCGCTGGTCGAAGAGCTGGTTGAAGAAGTCATCGACGCGAAGCTGCGCGACCTTTTCCCGATCGGCGACCGGCGCGGTCGGGTCGGTCACGTCGGGCCCGAGCCCGATGGTCAGCTTGAGGGTGTCGATCACGGCGTCGTAACTCGCCCGCATGGCGCTCCACTGGTCGGCTGGCAGCGTAATGCCCGCGGAGTCCGCCTGCGCCAGCAGGAGCTGGTTGGTAGAGAGCGCCTTGGCGAACTGGTTCAGCTGCTCGTCACTGGCCTGCGCGACCTGCGTCCCGAACTGCGGCGGCAGTGCGCTGAGCCAGCGGAGGTATTCGCCCACCGTGAGCTTGCCACCCCTGTACGTGGAGATGGCCTTCTTCGACTTCTGGTTGCCGCTCTTGTCGGCCAGCCCAGAGCGCATCAACGCCGGGGCGTCGGAGGAGATCTTGAGGTCGTATTGGATGGAGAGACTGTCCATGTAGATGCTGTCCAGCCGGCGGGTGGCCTCCTGGGTCAGGTAGGCCAGCACCTTGTCGCGGGAATCCTCCATCGTTGGGCGACGGATGATGTGGTAGCCGAATGGCGTCTCGACCAGTCCCGTCATCTGGCCTGGGTTCAGGCGCCAGGCGGCGGAGTCGAAGGCCGTGACATAGGCGC
The DNA window shown above is from Gemmatimonadales bacterium and carries:
- a CDS encoding peptidylprolyl isomerase, which codes for MRRIVLAASVLVLAGCSNFGDLFSAHADVAATAAGQTLPAEDLAAMMGKAKGAQMNAETAEFIASVWSDYTLFSQAVARGTLKTDSATVAAVLWPQVAEAKGAIWYDTLAARRQQLSPSAADSLYLADTVRVLQHILIGVQATASPEERAAARKKAQLALNQLQQGANFDLLASQLSDDPGSKANGGWLPPAKPGAYVTAFDSAAWRLNPGQMTGLVETPFGYHIIRRPTMEDSRDKVLAYLTQEATRRLDSIYMDSLSIQYDLKISSDAPALMRSGLADKSGNQKSKKAISTYRGGKLTVGEYLRWLSALPPQFGTQVAQASDEQLNQFAKALSTNQLLLAQADSAGITLPADQWSAMRASYDAVIDTLKLTIGLGPDVTDPTAPVADREKVAQLRVDDFFNQLFDQRTRLRPLPGALGQVLREQEGGKLSQAGLARAVQLAAAAQAANGGPGGPGAGGAPGPVGPGQGVQPAAGPPPVGGSQP